In Zygosaccharomyces rouxii strain CBS732 chromosome F complete sequence, a single window of DNA contains:
- the ATP1 gene encoding F1F0 ATP synthase subunit alpha (highly similar to uniprot|P07251 Saccharomyces cerevisiae YBL099W ATP1 Alpha subunit of the F1 sector of mitochondrial F1F0 ATP synthase which is a large evolutionarily conserved enzyme complex required for ATP synthesis), giving the protein MLSRTAVRNVARFAAGNVARASRVASVARPATIIAGRRYASAKAQPTEVSSILEERIRGISGEADLNETGRVLSIGDGIARVYGLNNLQAEELVEFSSGVKGMALNLEPNQVGVVLFGSDRLVKEGELVKRTGRIVDVPVGPGLLGRVVDALGNPIDGKGPIDSVGRVLAEVKAPGILPRRSVHQPVQTGLKAVDGLVPVGRGQRELIIGDRQTGKTAVALDAILNQKKWNSTVPESEKLYCVYVAVGQKRSTVAQLVQNLEQNGALEYSVIVSATASEAAPLQYLAPFTGASIGEWFRDNGRHALICYDDLSKQAVAYRQLSLLLRRPPGREAYPGDVFYLHSRLLERAAKLNENHGAGSLTALPVIETQGGDISAYIPTNVISITDGQIFLEAELFYKGIRPAINVGMSVSRVGSAAQVKALKQVAGSLKLFLAQYREVAAFAQFGSDLDPSTKQTLVRGERLTQLLKQAQYAPLGVEEMVLVIYAGTNGYIDNVEVNRVNEFEQAFLSFVKTNHNDLLTSIRERGELDDELLAKMKSVTESFVATF; this is encoded by the coding sequence ATGTTGTCACGTACTGCAGTTCGTAACGTTGCTAGATTTGCTGCCGGTAACGTAGCAAGAGCCTCTAGAGTTGCATCCGTCGCTAGACCTGCAACCATCATTGCTGGTAGAAGATACGCATCTGCCAAGGCTCAACCAACTGAAGTTTCTTCTAtcttggaagaaagaatcAGAGGTATCTCCGGCGAAGCCGATTTGAACGAAACCGGTAGAGTTTTGTCCATCGGTGATGGTATCGCCCGTGTTTACGGTTTGAACAACTTGCAAGCCGAAGAATTGGTCGAATTTTCTTCAGGTGTTAAGGGTATGGCTTTGAACTTGGAACCAAACCAAGTCGGTGTTGTGTTGTTCGGTTCCGATAGATTGGTCAAAGAAGGTGAATTGGTCAAGAGAACCGGTAGAATTGTCGACGTTCCAGTCGGTCCAGGTCTATTGGGTCGTGTCGTTGACGCCTTGGGTAACCCAATTGACGGTAAGGGACCAATTGACTCTGTTGGCCGTGTTCTTGCTGAAGTTAAGGCCCCAGGTATTTTGCCAAGAAGATCCGTCCACCAGCCAGTTCAAACCGGTTTGAAGGCCGTTGACGGTTTGGTCCCTGTCGGTAGAGGTCAAAGAGAATTGATTATCGGTGACCGTCAAACCGGTAAGACCGCAGTTGCTCTAGATGCCATTTTGAAccaaaagaaatggaatAGCACTGTTCctgaaagtgaaaaattgtactGTGTTTACGTGGCTGTCGGTCAAAAGAGATCCACTGTTGCACAATTGGTCCAGAACTTGGAACAAAACGGTGCTCTAGAATACTCCGTGATTGTTTCCGCTACTGCTTCTGAAGCCGCCCCATTGCAATACTTGGCTCCATTCACCGGTGCTTCCATTGGTGAATGGTTCAGAGATAACGGTAGACACGCTTTGATCTGTTACGATGACTTGTCCAAGCAAGCTGTCGCTTACCGTCAATTGTCCTTGTTGTTGAGACGTCCTCCTGGTCGTGAAGCTTACCCAGGTGATGTTTTCTACTTACACTCTAGATTGTTAGAAAGAGCTGCTAAACTAAACGAAAACCACGGTGCAGGTTCTCTAACAGCTTTGCCGGTTATTGAAACTCAAGGTGGTGATATCTCCGCTTATATTCCAACTAACGTTATCTCCATTACTGatggtcaaattttcttgGAAGCTGAATTGTTCTACAAAGGTATCAGACCAGCTATCAACGTCGGTATGTCTGTGTCTCGTGTCGGTTCTGCTGCCCAAGTTAAAGCTTTGAAACAAGTTGCAggttctttgaaattgtttttgGCTCAATACAGAGAAGTTGCTGCATTCGCCCAATTCGGTTCCGATTTGGACCCATCCACTAAACAAACCTTGGTTAGAGGTGAAAGATTGACCCAATTGTTGAAACAAGCTCAATACGCTCCATTGGGTGTCGAAGAAATGGTTCTAGTCATCTACGCTGGTACCAACGGTTACATCGATAACGTTGAAGTCAACAGAGTCAACGAATTCGAACAGGCTTTCTTGTCCTTCGTCAAGACCAACCACAACGATCTTTTGACTTCCATCAGAGAAAGaggtgaattggatgaCGAACTGTTGGCTAAGATGAAGTCCGTCACCGAATCCTTCGTCGCCACTTTTTAA
- the ATH1 gene encoding alpha,alpha-trehalase ATH1 (similar to uniprot|P48016 Saccharomyces cerevisiae YPR026W ATH1 Vacuolar acid trehalase required for trehalose utilization), protein MMKIDLNADPGDISQTPQEREYRDSSESTWKKFISITMALLAIFGLLLFFGWQTVNGQSVLPAAQGPGIIVKANRDHDLQTNNEVRKASKKLYELLADTEGAYYDADAMVLGSTVFSPHTYSRQPYVANGYIGSRIPNVGFGYAEDVWNIWANADDTVPGALENGWPLRNRRFAGAFVSDFYCLQESLNSTNFPELDKNGYTTVISSIPQWTQLQFSLNNEKWFDPQTVDPKDVANYTQELSMQNGIVTTQLDWLDGLLHVETQVLAHKKIYTLGIVSMKVSLNVDRLPQGESSVELNFRDVLDFNTSHRTVLADKGYDEGIYMVVEPENVPYSNTSMFSKCEIDNDGVKFNEFGSDDETVSQNASVILTKDNPQVTIHKYVGIFSTEYYNGPTLNRAKEVAVTSYGNYDKLTKAHNEAWKNIYDNAFIEIPSDEVLEMTARSSLYHLLANTRTYNVSAEKGLPVPVSGLSSDSYGGMVFWDSDFWIQPGILPFFPDIAKNINNYRNATHEQAQLNAKQYGYPGALYPWTSGRYANCTSTGPCVDYEYHINVDVCLASFSIYLNGAKGIDDDYLRYTTWPMVHDAAEFFTAFVKYNSTIDSYETHNLTDPDEFANHVDNGAFTNAGIKLLLKWATDIGYHLKEPVDPRWMEISEKIHIPQSDSNITLEYSGMNSSVEIKQADVTLMVYPLAFITDESILNNAIKDVYYYSEHQSSTGPAMTYPVFVAAAAGILNHGSSSQSYLYKSLLPYLRAPFAQFSEQSDDNFLTNGKTQPAFPFLTANGGFLQSILFGLTGLRYSYEVEPGSKKIQRILKFNPIELPLLPGGIAIRNFKYLGQVLDIIIDDRNGTIVHKSGDQPIRIKVPDRTLIHDRDITPYHGNGSAGMESIKIDNTTHGTSAHYYTINPGEELILPLFHMDQNVEGNLVESKQITNLTAGVPGDVSISTLDGNNYTHWQPAVKSLPGKLLIDLGANNSQVINKGMILWGQRPAKNFTISILPHTDVIGQILSDLTTILENANVGDESVLEALEDIGGSSPLLSHTGDTDVKDLLSWKAEDVDDILLGISGESNVIRGKFVPILKDYKVEPSEPYFEEIYSKSIIEILPSNKTEFAIDYEKVQHNSTSCSHKDPSDNCTDWTKTRFIMVSIEGSYDDDDDERGGTIKEIVLMN, encoded by the coding sequence atgatgaagatagaTCTTAATGCAGATCCGGGGGACATTTCCCAAACCCCCCAAGAACGAGAGTATCGTGATAGTTCAGAGTCTACTTGGAAAAAGTTTATATCCATCACAATGGCTCTACTGGcaatatttggattactgcttttctttggttggCAAACCGTTAATGGTCAAAGCGTTCTACCAGCCGCCCAGGGACCTGGTATTATTGTGAAGGCGAACCGAGATCATGATTTACAAACCAACAATGAGGTTAGAAAGgcttcaaagaaactttaCGAATTGCTAGCTGACACGGAAGGTGCTTATTACGACGCAGATGCTATGGTATTGGGTTCAACGGTTTTCTCTCCACATACTTATTCAAGACAACCATACGTAGCTAACGGGTATATTGGCTCCCGCATACCAAATGTCGGATTTGGTTATGCCGAGGATGTTTGGAATATCTGGGCCAACGCAGACGATACAGTTCCGGGAGCATTGGAAAACGGCTGGCCGCTGAGAAACCGTAGATTTGCAGGCGCATTTGTTTCTGATTTCTACTGTTTACAGGAATCTCTGAACTCTACTAATTTTCCTGAACTCGATAAAAATGGCTATACCACCGTTATTTCATCCATCCCACAATGGACCCAATTGCAGTTCAGTCTAAacaatgaaaaatggtttgACCCTCAAACCGTAGACCCTAAAGATGTGGCCAATTACACGCAGGAGTTATCGATGCAGAATGGGATTGTTACAACGCAGTTGGACTGGCTTGATGGATTATTACATGTGGAGACGCAGGTTTTGGCTCATAAGAAAATATACACGCTGGGAATAGTCTCGATGAAAGTCTCATTGAATGTCGATCGTTTACCGCAAGGTGAGTCGTCCgttgaattgaattttcGGGACGTTCTGGATTTTAACACTTCTCATCGGACCGTTCTTGCCGATAAGGGCTATGACGAAGGAATCTACATGGTTGTAGAACCTGAAAATGTACCTTATTCCAACACATCCATGTTTTCGAAATGTGAAATTGACAATGATGGAGTAAAATTTAACGAGTTTGGTTCAGACGATGAGACAGTTTCACAAAATGCATCTGTTATTCTCACGAAGGATAACCCTCAGGTCACCATCCATAAATATGTGGGTATTTTTTCTACAGAATACTACAACGGACCCACTCTGAATCGTGCCAAAGAAGTAGCTGTGACGAGTTATGGGAATTACGACAAGTTGACTAAAGCCCATAATGAGGCATGGAAAAATATTTACGACAATGCATTTATTGAAATCCCCTCAGATGAAGTGCTTGAAATGACTGCTAGATCTTCTTTATACCACCTTTTAGCCAATACGAGAACTTACAACGTTTCAGCTGAGAAGGGTCTGCCAGTACCTGTTTCAGGATTATCTTCTGACTCTTATGGAGGCATGGTCTTTTGGGATTCCGATTTCTGGATTCAACCTGGTATATTGCCGTTCTTCCCAGATATTGCCAAGAATATTAACAATTACAGAAATGCTACCCATGAGCAAGCGCAATTAAATGCTAAACAATATGGGTACCCAGGTGCTCTATATCCATGGACGTCAGGTCGATACGCTAATTGCACTTCCACGGGACCCTGTGTGGATTACGAATACCACATCAATGTCGATGTCTGCCTGGCGTCATTTTCCATCTATCTAAATGGTGCCAAGGGAATCGATGATGACTATTTGAGATATACCACTTGGCCTATGGTTCATGATGCAGCCGAGTTCTTCACCGCCTTTGTCAAATATAATAGCACAATTGACAGCTACGAGACGCATAATTTAACCGATCCTGATGAATTTGCAAATCATGTAGATAATGGGGCATTTACCAATGCCGGTATTAAATTACTGTTGAAATGGGCAACTGATATCGGATACCATTTAAAGGAACCTGTTGATCCTCGTTGGATGGAAATTTCTGAAAAAATCCATATCCCACAATCGGATTCTAACATTACATTGGAATACTCTGGTATGAACAGCAGTGTGGAAATTAAACAAGCCGATGTTACTCTAATGGTTTACCCATTGGCATTTATTACtgatgaatccattttAAACAATGCCATTAAGGATGTATACTATTACTCCGAGCACCAATCATCCACAGGTCCTGCAATGACATATCCTGTCTTCGTCGCGGCAGCCGCGGGCATATTAAACCATGGATCATCGTCTCAAAGTTATCTTTACAAGTCTTTGCTACCTTATTTGAGAGCACCTTTTGCTCAATTCAGCGAGCAGTCAGACGATAATTTCTTGACGAACGGTAAGACTCAACCGGCATTTCCATTTTTAACCGCCAATGGTGGATTTTTGCAGAGCATTTTGTTTGGATTGACAGGTCTTAGGTATTCATACGAAGTGGAACCAGGCTCTaaaaaaatccaaagaataCTGAAGTTCAACCCTATCGAATTACCGCTTTTGCCTGGTGGAATTGCAatcagaaatttcaaatatttgggTCAAGTGCTCGATATCATTATTGATGACCGGAATGGTACTATTGTTCACAAATCCGGTGATCAGCCTATTAGAATCAAAGTTCCAGATAGAACTTTAATCCATGATCGTGATATTACTCCATATCATGGTAATGGATCAGCTGGGATGGAAAGTATCAAAATTGATAACACTACCCATGGTACCTCTGCCCACTACTATACTATAAATCCTGGTGAAGAACTGATCCTACCGCTTTTCCATATGGATCAGAACGTGGAAGGCAATTTGGTTGAAAGTAAACAAATTACCAATCTGACGGCAGGTGTTCCAGGTGATGTATCCATTTCAACTCTTGATGGGAACAATTATACACATTGGCAACCTGCAGTTAAATCATTACCCGGTAAACTCCTTATTGATCTAGGTGCTAACAATTCCCAAGTGATCAATAAAGGTATGATACTATGGGGTCAAAGACCTGCCAAAAACTTTACCATTTCTATTTTGCCTCATACTGATGTCATCGGACAGATTCTATCAGACTTGACAACTATTTTGGAAAACGCTAACGTTGGTGACGAAAGCGTATTGGAGGCACTGGAAGATATCGGCGGCTCAAGCCCGTTGTTGTCACATACCGGTGACACGGACGTTAAAGATCTTTTATCTTGGAAGGCAGAAGACGTGGATGATATACTTTTAGGAATTTCAGGTGAATCTAATGTGATAAGAGGTAAATTTGTCCCCATTTTAAAGGACTACAAAGTGGAACCGAGTGAGCcatattttgaagaaatttacTCAAAATCAATTATTGAGATTCTACCCAGTAATAAGACAGAATTTGCCATTGACTATGAAAAAGTCCAGCACAATAGCACTAGTTGTTCTCACAAGGATCCTTCGGATAACTGTACGGATTGGACAAAGACAAGATTTATTATGGTGAGTATAGAGGGAAGCTACgatgacgacgatgatgaaagagGAGGCACTATAAAAGAAATCGTTTTAATGAATTAA
- the YOP1 gene encoding Yop1p (similar to uniprot|Q12402 Saccharomyces cerevisiae YPR028W YOP1 Protein that regulates vesicular traffic in stressed cells either to facilitate membrane turnover or to decrease unnecessary secretion) → MSDFTTSFQSQMKNFDSRYSSNKYLQQLEERTNLPKSYITVGLAALYLVLIFINVGGIGEILSNFAGFVVPAYYSLIAIKTTTSKDDTQLLTYWIVFAFLNVIEFWSKTILYLVPFYWFVKTVFLLYIALPQTGGAVLVYNNVIAPVTNRYIRIPETKSDEIRAAVDDAAVKGNAKASGFSAHH, encoded by the exons ATGTCAGACTTCACTACTTCTTTCCAATCtcaaatgaagaatttcGACAGC AGGTACTCTAGTAATAAGTACCTACAACAGTTGGAAGAAAGAACCAATTTGCCAAAATCCTACATCACAGTTGGTTTAGCAGCTCTTTACTTAGTAttgatcttcatcaacgttggtggtattggtgaaattcTATCAAACTTTGCAGGTTTCGTTGTTCCTGCATACTACTCATTGATTGCCATCAAGACTACCACTAGTAAAGATGACACTCAATTGTTGACCTACTGGATTgtttttgcatttttgaaCGTTATTGAATTCTGGTCAAAGACAATTCTGTACTTAGTCCCATTTTACTGGTTTGTTAAGACTGTCTTCTTGTTGTACATTGCTTTGCCACAAACCGGTGGTGCTGTTTTAGTGTACAACAATGTCATTGCTCCAGTGACCAACAGATACATTAGAATTCCTGAAACTAAATCTGACGAGATTAGAGCTGCTGTCGATGACGCTGCTGTTAAGGGCAATGCCAAGGCTAGTGGTTTCTCCGCTCACCACTAG